Proteins co-encoded in one Nicotiana sylvestris chromosome 7, ASM39365v2, whole genome shotgun sequence genomic window:
- the LOC104224855 gene encoding uncharacterized protein: MDHSTGKPGFLRNVLVRLFLFCVVILGCRFAYVVTLKGETCDLGDFCFFSLPENLNVITSGVGQLTESVSAVMTTSEKSAPAKPKLPDLWTSPDFQKSARFYSSVFQDLVVDGFLSPNSKTLCVETPVGADVFALKEIGIADSVGIYKKGSKPLVITGKAVKQPFEDNTFDFIFSGAGMIDKSTKPGDFAAEICRTLKPEGFFVVHTTGSKDTYSFNSFLHLFNCCTLIKSRNIDGFDSNTIREIVMKKVVFGDVNVEEKVSSDSKNKCNVPDYKLKLIKKAEPLIKEEPKKPWITLKKNAQKIKYLSSMADISFKPRYVYVDVGARSYGSSIVSWFKKQYPKQNKTFEIYAIEADKTFHGQYEGKKGVTLLPYAAWVRNETLSFEINQDPGHKDVAKGRGMGRIQPVESSSNSASEVDLIQGFDFAEWLKSSVSERDYVVMKMDVEGTEFDLIPRLFETGAICLIDEVFLECHYNRWQKCCPGERSSKYEHTYGQCLDLFASLRESGVLVHQWW; encoded by the coding sequence ATGGATCATAGTACGGGAAAGCCTGGTTTTTTAAGGAATGTGTTGGTTCGTTTGTTTCTATTTTGTGTTGTGATTCTTGGTTGTCGGTTTGCTTATGTGGTGACTCTCAAAGGCGAAACTTGTGACCTCGGCGATTTTTGTTTCTTCTCCCTGCCCGAAAATCTGAATGTTATTACCTCCGGCGTTGGGCAGCTGACTGAGTCTGTATCAGCGGTCATGACAACAAGCGAAAAATCTGCTCCGGCGAAGCCCAAACTTCCCGATCTATGGACCAGCCCAGATTTCCAAAAATCGGCCCGTTTCTATTCTTCTGTATTTCAGGATCTTGTTGTAGATGGGTTTTTGAGCCCGAATTCGAAGACCCTTTGCGTCGAAACTCCAGTAGGTGCTGATGTTTTCGCTTTAAAGGAAATTGGGATCGCCGATTCAGTTGGGATATACAAGAAAGGCTCAAAGCCTTTGGTTATTACAGGTAAAGCTGTTAAACAGCCTTTTGAAGATAATACATTTGATTTCATATTTTCCGGTGCCGGAATGATAGATAAGTCGACGAAGCCGGGCGATTTCGCGGCGGAGATTTGTCGGACTCTGAAACCCGAAGGGTTTTTCGTGGTCCATACAACAGGTTCTAAAGATACGTACAGTTTCAATTCATTCCTTCATTTGTTTAACTGTTGTACATTGATTAAGTCTAGGAATATTGATGGTTTTGATTCAAATACTATTCGTGAGATTGTCATGAAAAAGGTTGTTTTTGGGGATGTAAATGTTGAGGAAAAAGTGAGTAGTGATTCGAAGAACAAATGTAATGTTCCGGATTATAAACTGAAGCTGATTAAAAAAGCTGAGCCTTTGATTAAAGAGGAACCTAAGAAACCATGGATTACTCTAAAGAAGAATGCACAGAAAATAAAGTACTTGTCGTCCATGGCGGATATAAGTTTTAAGCCGAGGTATGTGTATGTTGATGTTGGGGCGAGGAGTTACGGCTCGAGTATTGTGAGTTGGTTTAAGAAGCAGTATCCTAAACAGAATAAGACATTTGAGATATATGCAATCGAGGCTGACAAGACTTTCCATGGGCAGTATGAGGGTAAAAAAGGGGTGACTTTGTTGCCCTATGCTGCTTGGGTGAGGAATGAGACGTTGTCGTTTGAGATTAATCAAGACCCGGGTCATAAAGACGTGGCGAAAGGGCGAGGGATGGGAAGAATTCAACCTGTTGAATCTTCTAGTAACTCTGCAAGTGAGGTGGATTTGATCCAAGGTTTTGACTTTGCTGAATGGTTGAAGAGCAGTGTATCGGAGAGGGATTATGTCGTGATGAAGATGGACGTTGAAGGCACTGAATTTGATTTGATTCCCAGATTGTTTGAAACAGGGGCGATTTGCCTGATTGATGAAGTTTTTCTTGAATGCCATTACAATAGGTGGCAGAAATGCTGTCCTGGGGAGAGGTCTTCTAAGTATGAGCATACATATGGCCAATGCTTGGATCTCTTTGCTTCTCTAAGAGAAAGTGGAGTTCTTGTTCATCAGTGGTGGTGA
- the LOC104224856 gene encoding aldose reductase codes for MAQMTIDPQNEKIEYFELLSGHKIPAIGLGTWRAENAKDSVYTAIVEAGYRHVDTAAEYGVQEEVGRGIKAAIQAGVERSSLFLTSKLCCTDLSPERVRPALMKTLNELQQDYLDLYLIHWPFRLKDGASRPPKAGEVSDFNWEGVWREMEKLVRDKLVRDIGVCNLTVRKLNKLLDIAQIMPSVCQMEMHPGWRNEKMFEACKKNNIHVTAYSPLGSREIDLLHHTVVERVARKVNKSAGQVLVRWGIQRGTSTIPKSDHSERIKENIKVFSWEIPEQDFQALCDIPDQARVLDGEELFVNKTDGPYRSVADIWDHEV; via the exons ATGGCTCAGATGACAATAGACCCACAAAATGAGAAAATAGAATATTTTGAGCTGTTAAGTGGACACAAAATTCCTGCTATTGGTTTGGGCACATGGAgagctgaaaatgcaaaggactCTGTTTATACTGCTATCGTTGAG GCCGGCTACAGGCATGTGGATACAGCGGCTGAGTATGGAGTCCAAGAAGAG GTTGGCCGTGGAATCAAAGCAGCTATACAAGCAGGAGTAGAGAGATCATCcctgtttttaacatctaaactATG TTGTACTGATTTGTCACCTGAGAGAGTTCGTCCAGCATTGATGAAGACTCTCAATGAACTACAACAAGATTATCTAGATCTCTATCTG ATCCATTGGCCGTTCCGTCTAAAGGACGGAGCGAGCAGACCTCCAAAGGCGGGGGAAGTGTCCGACTTCAACTGGGAAGGCGTTTGGAGAGAAATGGAGAAGTTGGTGAGGGACAAACTAGTTCGAGATATTGGAGTATGTAATCTCACGGTCAGGAAACTTAATAAGCTCTTAGATATTGCCCAGATCATGCCTTCAGTATGCCAG ATGGAGATGCACCCTGGATGGAGAAATGAAAAAATGTTTGAGGCTTGCAAGAAGAATAACATCCACGTCACA GCCTATTCGCCTCTTGGTTCACGAGAAATTGATCTTTTACACCATACCGTGGTGGAGAGGGTAGCAAGAAAGGTAAATAAATCAGCAGGACAGGTGCTAGTGAGGTGGGGTATACAAAGAGGAACCAGTACAATTCCCAAATCTGATCACTCTGAAAGAATCAAAGAGAACATTAAAGTGTTCTCGTGGGAAATTCCAGAGCAAGATTTCCAAGCCCTCTGTGATATCCCAGATCAG GCACGAGTATTGGACGGAGAAGAATTGTTCGTGAACAAGACAGATGGGCCTTACAGGAGCGTAGCAGATATTTGGGACCATGAAGTTTAA